The following are encoded in a window of Arthrobacter woluwensis genomic DNA:
- a CDS encoding DUF2510 domain-containing protein, whose product MWDDDCEHEYSYSCECDCDHWCWHEYQCREYDCDCDSYTRTSDAEDYGGSESTPFTLKDAVVIAGGAALVIGTLKIFGKKSSDAEAEDESGDEASSELPQSTTMLSAAPAPPAPRSLPPAGWYQDGRPELLRWWDGGTWTDHFQPTAMQAAAVAPAVPAGWYHDSQGRIRWWDGRSWTQHVQ is encoded by the coding sequence GTGTGGGATGACGACTGCGAGCATGAGTACTCGTACAGCTGTGAATGCGACTGCGACCACTGGTGCTGGCACGAGTACCAGTGCCGCGAGTACGACTGCGACTGCGACAGCTACACAAGAACATCCGATGCCGAGGATTACGGCGGAAGCGAAAGCACGCCATTCACCCTCAAAGACGCCGTTGTCATCGCAGGTGGTGCAGCCCTAGTCATCGGCACGTTGAAGATCTTCGGCAAGAAGAGCTCCGACGCCGAAGCCGAAGACGAAAGTGGGGACGAAGCTTCATCCGAGCTGCCACAGTCGACGACCATGCTGTCGGCAGCGCCGGCACCTCCCGCGCCCCGCTCGCTGCCTCCTGCTGGCTGGTACCAGGACGGACGCCCGGAACTATTGAGGTGGTGGGACGGCGGCACCTGGACCGATCACTTCCAGCCGACGGCAATGCAGGCTGCAGCGGTTGCCCCCGCTGTCCCCGCAGGCTGGTACCACGACAGCCAGGGTCGCATCCGATGGTGGGACGGCCGCAGCTGGACTCAGCACGTCCAGTAA
- a CDS encoding AbiV family abortive infection protein, producing the protein MELTPAVARDFWKSLMDNATNLVTDANLLLEHGSIGRARSLTVLAQEELGKALWLYETFESAWNSGSAEPKIVERLASDGRRHAVKYMAAFVFGQELEAFWGDYGSLYEDAPVDGSQADWDAWFAARDAEAKAAGKAANEEKMLGFYVDLDTDGKILSPTDIDAGTIADDLQTAARVVEMLLIKDHSRMKLDSDTPYDSTHAQQYKLLSISHPEDWEGAPEVFRSGACFQAGEEPPVD; encoded by the coding sequence ATGGAACTGACCCCTGCCGTCGCGCGAGACTTCTGGAAGTCGCTGATGGATAACGCGACGAACCTCGTCACAGACGCGAACCTGCTGCTAGAGCACGGCTCGATCGGCAGGGCGCGCTCCCTGACGGTGCTCGCCCAGGAAGAGCTAGGCAAGGCGCTGTGGCTGTACGAGACGTTCGAGTCCGCATGGAACAGCGGCAGCGCGGAACCGAAGATCGTCGAGCGCCTCGCCTCCGATGGGCGCAGGCACGCGGTCAAGTACATGGCCGCGTTCGTCTTCGGCCAGGAGCTTGAGGCGTTCTGGGGCGACTACGGGTCGCTCTACGAGGACGCCCCCGTCGACGGCTCGCAGGCCGACTGGGATGCCTGGTTCGCCGCGCGCGACGCCGAGGCGAAAGCAGCAGGGAAGGCCGCCAACGAGGAGAAGATGCTCGGCTTCTACGTCGACCTCGACACCGACGGGAAGATCCTCAGCCCGACCGACATCGACGCCGGAACGATCGCGGACGACCTGCAGACCGCCGCGCGGGTGGTGGAGATGCTGTTGATCAAGGACCACAGCCGGATGAAGCTCGACTCCGATACCCCCTATGACAGCACGCACGCGCAGCAGTACAAATTGCTCAGCATCAGCCACCCAGAGGACTGGGAGGGCGCGCCGGAGGTGTTCAGGAGCGGTGCGTGCTTCCAGGCCGGCGAGGAGCCTCCGGTGGACTGA
- a CDS encoding recombinase family protein yields MGLVGLVRVSTKGQETARQHDALDPICVKVFEEKVSGKLKVEDRPGLAAALDYMREGDMLAVHEVNRLGRSLLEGLIVLTDLFERGIAVKVLDGIAQGEHTERSLILDLALALAEDRRRDIVRKTKHGLDAARARGKVGGRPRVVDDDKRAVILARREKGESIRVIASAVGVSVGTVSGVLADAALQDDSDKGAKA; encoded by the coding sequence ATGGGGCTGGTTGGACTGGTGCGAGTGAGCACGAAGGGCCAGGAGACGGCGAGGCAGCACGACGCCCTCGACCCCATCTGCGTGAAGGTCTTCGAGGAGAAGGTCAGCGGGAAGCTCAAGGTCGAGGATCGCCCCGGTCTGGCAGCGGCGCTGGACTACATGCGCGAGGGCGACATGCTCGCCGTGCACGAGGTGAACCGGCTGGGACGCAGCCTCCTCGAGGGGCTGATCGTTCTCACCGACCTCTTCGAGCGCGGCATCGCCGTGAAGGTACTCGATGGCATCGCGCAGGGCGAGCACACCGAGCGGAGCCTAATTCTTGATCTGGCGCTCGCGCTGGCCGAGGACCGCCGGCGCGACATCGTGCGCAAGACCAAGCACGGGCTGGACGCGGCACGCGCCCGCGGCAAGGTCGGGGGCCGACCTCGGGTGGTCGACGACGACAAGCGAGCGGTGATCCTGGCTCGGCGCGAGAAGGGCGAGTCGATCCGGGTGATCGCCTCTGCGGTTGGCGTGTCAGTGGGCACGGTGTCGGGCGTCCTGGCGGACGCTGCTCTACAAGACGACAGCGACAAGGGGGCCAAAGCATGA